A section of the Amblyomma americanum isolate KBUSLIRL-KWMA chromosome 2, ASM5285725v1, whole genome shotgun sequence genome encodes:
- the LOC144119047 gene encoding uncharacterized protein LOC144119047 — protein MSVALSVLAFVLLAGSSARRSTPDLNPSLGAYQDERDCYPFTSDLHQIYRNFKSDPYFGGQVKCVVRKGPSGPLVDLSLNGTFEYGCDGKIDFVTTALSSPGYTAGNVVQFQPLDGSLEPFNLTVAYRDCSKCKVIRHSYIKNGAGCSYWVTDEALGDERTCCEFVYELLCGTSPKYQIYNENCQ, from the exons ATGTCGGTCGCACTTTCTGTTCTAGCGTTCGTGCTCTTAGCGGGTAGCTCAGCCAGACGCTCGACGCCGGACCTAAACCCTTCTCTAGGAGCCTATCAAGATGAAAGAGAC TGTTACCCCTTCACGTCCGACCTGCACCAGATCTATAGAAACTTTAAGAGCGACCCTTACTTCGGAGGTCAGGTGAAGTGCGTCGTAAGGAAAGGGCCGTCAGGGCCCCTGGTCGACTTATCGCTGAACGGAACGTTTGAATATGGCTGTGACGGCAAAAT TGACTTCGTCACGACTGCGTTGTCGTCACCGGGTTACACTGCCGGGAATGTGGTGCAGTTTCAGCCTCTAGATG GTAGTCTGGAGCCTTTTAACCTAACTGTAGCTTACAGGGACTGCTCGAAGTGCAAGGTAATTCGTCACAGCTACATCAAGAACG GAGCCGGCTGCAGCTACTGGGTGACCGATGAGGCACTAGGCGACGAGAGGACTTGCTGCGAGTTCGTGTATGAACTGCTTTGCGGCACTTCGCCCAAGTACCAGATATACAACGAGAATTGCCAATGA